The DNA region AGGCCTTGATCGCGGCAGGAAAGATCATGGCAAAGAATGCTCCCTCGACCATGGGAACCTTAATGGCTACCGGTTTTATGTATGGTGGTAAGGCCCTGGGCGAGGAAGAGATACTCAGCGCCGGAGGTCTGTACATCTTTTTTAAGGGCTTTCTTGAAGGGGTGGAAAAACGCGGAAAGGCAAAGCCCGGAGAAAAGACTCTTCTCGATGTTTTGGACCCAGTGGTCCGTGCTTTGGAGGCAAAACAGAAGGCCGACCTTTCAGATGCCCTTGATGCTGCAATGAAGGCGGCCGAGGAAGGTTTAAAGGCCACCGAACTGATGGTTTCCCAACACGGCAAGGCCGCCATTTACCGGGAACAAACGCTTGGAAAACAGGACCCCGGAGCAACGGCGATGCTCTTCGTCGTAAAGGGATTCCGGGAGGCGCTTACAACTCTGTAGCCTGGGTACAGCCTGGGAGAAATAGGTATGTTCCGTATTGTGTGGGAATTACGGACGCTAATTATGCCGCCTGATATGAGGGCGGCTTTTTTTATTCAGATTGATATTTTTGTATCTTCAG from Sediminispirochaeta bajacaliforniensis DSM 16054 includes:
- a CDS encoding dihydroxyacetone kinase subunit L gives rise to the protein MAERTKERAAVDTVLASISGIMSENREFLIKIDGVIGDGDLGITMDKAFSAAAGGVVSLDEPQVSKALIAAGKIMAKNAPSTMGTLMATGFMYGGKALGEEEILSAGGLYIFFKGFLEGVEKRGKAKPGEKTLLDVLDPVVRALEAKQKADLSDALDAAMKAAEEGLKATELMVSQHGKAAIYREQTLGKQDPGATAMLFVVKGFREALTTL